In Gordonia sp. SL306, the genomic window CGGCGCCACGTCGGCCGACGACGTCGCGGCGGCGGTCCGCCATGCCCGCGGCCACGGTCTACGAGTCGGCGTTCGCGCCACCGGCCACGGCCCGGTCATCGAAGGCGACGGACACCTCACCATCACCACCTCCCGGATGACCGAGGTCAGCGTCGACCCGGTCGCGAAGACGGCGCGAGTCGGTGCGGGCGCCCGGTGGCGCGACCTGGTCGCCGCCACCGCACCTCATGGACTCACCGGTCTCGTCGGGTCGTCGTCGTCGGTCGGTGTCGTCGGGTACACACTCGGTGGCGGACTCAGTCCCCTCGGACGGCAATTCGGCTATGCCGCCGACCTCGTCCGCAGCATCGAGGTGGTGACCGCCGACGGCATCATCCGCACGGTCGACGCCGGCGCCGGGTCCGATCTGTTCTGGGCGCTGCTCGGCGGCCGGGACGGCTGCGGGATCGTGACGTCGATCGAGTTCGACCTGATCGGCCTCACCACGATCTATGGCGGCGGCATCTTCTTCGCCGGCGCCGCGGCCGAACAGGTCCTGCACGCCTGGCGGCGATGGGCACCGACCCTTCCGGTGGAGGCGGGAACCTCGGTGGCCATCCTGCGCCTGCCGCCGGACCCCACGCTCCCACCGCCGCTGCAGGGGCAGATCGCGGTGCACGTGCGGTTCACCTACACCGGAGATCCCGCGGTCGGTGCGCCGTTGCTCGCCCCGATGACGACCGCCGGACCGGTGCTGCTGGCCAACGTCGACGTGATGCCGGTGGCCGCATTGGATGCCGTGCACATGGATCCCCCGGGCCCGATGCCCAGCATCGAACGTGGCAGCGCATTACGGGAACTCCCGGCCGAGGCCGTCGATGCGGTCCTCGAAGTGGCGGGACCAACGGTCGCGAGTCCACTCGCCATCGTCGAACTCCGCCTGCTGGGTGGGAAACTGACTGCACCACAGGGTGTTCCCAATTCCGTCACCGCGCGGTCGGCGGCTTACAGCATCCTCGCCATCGCGGTCCCGGCAGGCCCTGCCGCGGAACTGGCCGGCCCGCATGTCGGCGCGGTGAACGATGCGGTCGCACCGTGGGCCGACGGAGCGCTCCCCAACTTCGCCGGCCGGACACCGGTCGCGGACTTGCCCGCACTGTGGTCACCGGACGATCGTGACCGTCTGTCGGCCATCCGCGAGCGCCACGATCCGAACGGGATGTTCCGCCGGGCCGTGTGACCCCCGAATGTCTGCTCCACAAATCTGGGATGGACATCTGACCTGCGACGACGGAAACTGATGACCATGGCCACAGCAGCCTTGACCGCCGAGCGCGTACGCCGCGACATCGACGTGCTGGCCCATGCGGGTCTCGGGGTGAGCGACTTCATCGGCGAGGCCATCGAGTCGCTCACCCGTGCGGTCCCGCACGCCGCGGCGTGCGCGGCCACCGTCGACCCGAACTCGTTGATCCTGACGAGCGTTCGCAAGTACGGATCGTTGGTCGGTCGCAACACCCACGACGACGAGTTCGGGCTGATGGAGTACGGCCAGGCCGAGGACTCGTCGTTCCGCGAGCTTGCACTCGCCCATGTCGACGCGGTCGGTGTGGACGAACTCACCGGCGGTGACAACCGACGTTCGCCCCG contains:
- a CDS encoding FAD-binding oxidoreductase, which translates into the protein MSLTTPDAATVTGPVLTPTDPGYADELAGFNLACVQTPDIVVGATSADDVAAAVRHARGHGLRVGVRATGHGPVIEGDGHLTITTSRMTEVSVDPVAKTARVGAGARWRDLVAATAPHGLTGLVGSSSSVGVVGYTLGGGLSPLGRQFGYAADLVRSIEVVTADGIIRTVDAGAGSDLFWALLGGRDGCGIVTSIEFDLIGLTTIYGGGIFFAGAAAEQVLHAWRRWAPTLPVEAGTSVAILRLPPDPTLPPPLQGQIAVHVRFTYTGDPAVGAPLLAPMTTAGPVLLANVDVMPVAALDAVHMDPPGPMPSIERGSALRELPAEAVDAVLEVAGPTVASPLAIVELRLLGGKLTAPQGVPNSVTARSAAYSILAIAVPAGPAAELAGPHVGAVNDAVAPWADGALPNFAGRTPVADLPALWSPDDRDRLSAIRERHDPNGMFRRAV